The proteins below are encoded in one region of Nitrospira sp.:
- a CDS encoding CDP-diacylglycerol--glycerol-3-phosphate 3-phosphatidyltransferase, with amino-acid sequence MKPVELQMRELLGESVYLPNLVTIGRILLIPVFVMLFADPTPTRSLIAACVFVVAAATDLLDGYLARRRGQVTSLGKLLDPIADKLLVLSGLILLVQYDRVPAVIAILIIAREVAVTGVRAVAASQGIVIAAETLGKYKMVVQVIAIVMLILQNDFLPMPVGLHQVGTVLLYGSLALALVSGGNYLAGFWRQVTVRGL; translated from the coding sequence ATGAAACCAGTTGAGCTTCAGATGCGTGAACTGTTGGGTGAGAGTGTTTATCTCCCCAACCTCGTGACAATCGGTCGGATTCTGTTGATCCCCGTCTTCGTCATGTTGTTTGCGGATCCGACCCCGACGCGATCGTTGATTGCGGCCTGTGTGTTCGTGGTCGCGGCCGCCACGGACCTGCTTGACGGCTACCTCGCACGTCGACGGGGCCAAGTCACGAGCCTGGGTAAGCTGCTCGACCCTATTGCCGACAAGCTGCTGGTGCTGTCCGGGCTGATTCTCCTCGTCCAGTACGATCGAGTACCGGCCGTCATCGCGATTCTTATCATTGCCCGCGAGGTGGCGGTCACGGGGGTGCGCGCCGTGGCAGCGTCGCAGGGAATTGTCATCGCGGCAGAAACGCTGGGCAAATATAAGATGGTTGTTCAAGTGATCGCCATTGTCATGCTCATCCTCCAAAACGACTTCCTCCCCATGCCGGTCGGATTGCATCAGGTCGGGACAGTCTTGCTCTATGGCTCGCTGGCGTTGGCACTGGTCTCGGGCGGGAATTATCTAGCTGGGTTTTGGCGGCAGGTGACCGTGCGGGGACTGTAG
- the kdsD gene encoding arabinose-5-phosphate isomerase, which yields MSLDRGKRVLEIEARAISALVDRLDARFDRAVSILMVCQGKVVVTGMGKSGLVGQKIAATLASTGTPAFFLHPADAIHGDLGMVTRGDVVLAISNSGETEEVVKLLPIIKRLNISVVALTGKVHSTLAKHSDTVLDVSVEEEACPLGLAPTASTTATLAMGDALAIALLERRGFKEEDFALVHPGGALGRRLLLKVCDVMHHGEAVPQVKASAPARDAILQMTGKKLGMTTVVDGAGRLVGVVTDGDLRRALEKGVDLRKAKAGDLGTRSPKTITPDELATAALELMERFSITSLVVVEGKRSIAGVIHLHDLLKSGVA from the coding sequence ATGAGTCTCGATCGTGGCAAACGCGTCCTGGAAATCGAGGCCCGAGCCATTTCGGCGTTGGTGGATCGATTGGATGCGCGCTTCGATCGTGCCGTGTCGATCTTGATGGTCTGTCAGGGCAAGGTCGTGGTCACGGGGATGGGGAAATCGGGACTGGTTGGACAAAAGATCGCGGCTACGCTCGCGAGCACAGGGACCCCGGCATTTTTTCTTCACCCCGCCGACGCGATCCATGGTGATCTCGGGATGGTGACGCGGGGAGACGTGGTGTTGGCCATTTCGAACAGCGGCGAAACCGAAGAAGTCGTGAAGCTACTTCCGATCATCAAGCGCTTGAACATCTCCGTGGTCGCTCTGACCGGCAAGGTGCATTCGACATTGGCCAAGCACAGCGACACGGTATTGGATGTTTCTGTAGAGGAAGAGGCCTGTCCGCTCGGTTTGGCTCCGACGGCCAGCACGACGGCGACGTTGGCGATGGGGGATGCCCTTGCCATCGCGTTGCTTGAACGACGAGGTTTCAAAGAAGAAGACTTCGCGTTAGTTCATCCGGGAGGGGCCCTTGGGCGTCGTCTCTTGCTCAAGGTCTGCGATGTGATGCACCATGGCGAAGCCGTCCCCCAGGTCAAGGCGTCGGCTCCTGCGCGCGATGCCATTCTGCAGATGACGGGCAAGAAGCTCGGTATGACGACCGTCGTTGATGGGGCAGGCAGGCTGGTCGGAGTGGTGACCGACGGCGATCTCAGACGGGCACTCGAAAAAGGGGTCGATCTCCGCAAGGCGAAGGCCGGCGATCTCGGGACCCGGTCGCCGAAGACGATTACGCCTGACGAGTTGGCCACGGCGGCGTTAGAGTTGATGGAGCGGTTTTCGATTACCTCACTCGTGGTGGTGGAAGGCAAGAGGTCCATCGCCGGCGTCATTCATCTGCATGACTTGTTGAAGAGCGGCGTGGCATGA
- the kdsA gene encoding 2-dehydro-3-deoxyphosphooctonate aldolase gives MSQHPPVTREVEIGSVKVGGEHRHVLIAGPCVIEGEAMALETAARLKEIAKALGVPYVFKSSYDKANRSSSRSFRGLGVREGLAILRKVKEQIGVPALTDVHTVEEAREAGQTVDVLQIPAFLCRQTDLLLAAAETGRVVNVKKGQFLSPWDMANVVKKLEEAGRDKILLTERGSTFGYNNLVVDMRALPVMRRLGYPVIFDATHSVQLPGGEGTKSGGQREFVPHLASAAAAAGCDGFFMEVHPNPAAALSDGPNQVPLHEVKRLLERLVRICQVAGKGPEFSL, from the coding sequence ATGTCACAGCACCCGCCGGTGACCCGCGAAGTGGAAATTGGATCCGTGAAAGTCGGCGGCGAGCACCGGCATGTGCTGATAGCGGGACCGTGCGTGATCGAGGGTGAGGCGATGGCGCTGGAGACGGCGGCCCGCCTGAAGGAAATTGCGAAGGCGCTCGGTGTCCCGTATGTCTTCAAGTCGTCCTATGACAAGGCCAATCGCAGCTCCAGTCGTTCATTTCGAGGTTTGGGTGTTCGCGAGGGCTTGGCGATTCTTCGGAAGGTCAAAGAGCAGATCGGCGTACCGGCCCTGACGGACGTCCATACGGTGGAGGAGGCGCGCGAAGCCGGTCAGACCGTCGATGTCCTGCAAATCCCCGCATTTCTCTGTCGGCAAACGGATCTCCTTCTCGCCGCCGCCGAAACCGGGCGTGTGGTGAACGTGAAGAAAGGGCAGTTCCTGTCCCCGTGGGACATGGCGAACGTTGTGAAGAAGCTCGAGGAGGCCGGTCGCGACAAGATCCTGTTGACGGAGCGTGGATCCACGTTCGGCTATAACAACCTCGTGGTGGACATGCGTGCGCTGCCGGTGATGCGCCGCCTCGGCTATCCGGTCATCTTCGATGCGACGCATAGCGTGCAACTGCCGGGCGGCGAAGGGACGAAGTCGGGCGGCCAGCGTGAGTTTGTGCCCCACCTCGCCTCGGCCGCGGCCGCCGCTGGCTGCGATGGCTTCTTCATGGAAGTGCATCCCAATCCGGCGGCGGCGCTCTCTGATGGCCCCAATCAAGTACCGCTCCATGAAGTCAAACGATTACTGGAACGACTGGTGCGGATCTGTCAGGTGGCCGGGAAGGGGCCGGAGTTCTCGCTATGA
- the pyrG gene encoding CTP synthase — MSKFIFVTGGVVSSLGKGLASASIGHLLESRGLRITFLKLDPYINVDPGTMNPYQHGEVYVTDDGAETDLDLGHYERFTSLTLTKENNYTTGRIYHTVISKERRGDYLGGTVQVVPHITDEIKQVILRAANGMDVTIVEIGGTVGDIESLPFLEAIRQMPYDVGRDNVLYVHLTLVPFISAAGELKTKPTQHSVNKLREIGIQANILLCRTDRYIPPDLKQKIAMFCNVEKDAVITAKDVETIYEVPIVFRKEGLDELIVKMLHMQAGPPDLRQWDAMVQKIKYPKHEVSICLVGKYVGLKECYKSLTEALVHGGIDHDTRVQIRWIESEEMSRSGAEQLLREADGILIPGGFGVRGIEGKIETTRFARERGIPFLGLCLGMQCAVIELARHVAGLDGANSAEFNPTTAHPVIHLMADQADVENKGGTMRLGSYPCKIQDGTLAHKAYGVHEVHERHRHRYEFNNEYREILRKHGLVLSGVSPDDRLVEIVELPSHPWFLATQFHPEYMSRPHHPHPLFSAFVAAALRRKCGR, encoded by the coding sequence ATGAGCAAGTTCATTTTTGTCACCGGGGGGGTCGTGTCCTCGTTGGGAAAGGGGTTGGCCTCGGCTTCCATTGGACATTTGTTGGAAAGCCGTGGTCTGAGGATCACGTTCCTCAAGTTGGATCCCTACATCAACGTCGACCCCGGTACGATGAATCCGTACCAGCACGGGGAGGTGTATGTTACGGACGACGGTGCGGAGACGGACCTCGACCTCGGCCACTACGAGCGGTTTACCAGCCTGACCCTGACGAAGGAAAACAACTATACCACGGGTCGAATTTATCACACGGTCATCAGCAAAGAGCGACGTGGCGACTATTTGGGCGGAACGGTCCAGGTGGTGCCGCACATTACGGATGAGATCAAGCAGGTCATCCTCCGTGCCGCCAATGGCATGGACGTGACCATCGTCGAGATCGGGGGGACGGTTGGAGATATCGAAAGCCTGCCGTTTTTGGAAGCCATCCGGCAAATGCCCTATGACGTGGGCCGTGACAACGTCCTCTATGTGCATCTGACGTTGGTGCCGTTCATCAGCGCTGCTGGCGAACTCAAGACCAAGCCGACGCAGCACTCCGTGAACAAGCTGCGTGAGATTGGTATCCAAGCCAACATTCTCCTCTGCCGAACCGATCGTTACATTCCACCCGATCTCAAACAGAAGATCGCCATGTTCTGCAACGTCGAAAAAGATGCGGTCATTACGGCGAAGGACGTGGAGACGATCTACGAAGTGCCGATCGTCTTTCGGAAGGAGGGCCTTGACGAACTGATCGTGAAGATGCTGCACATGCAGGCGGGTCCGCCGGATCTGCGCCAGTGGGACGCGATGGTGCAGAAGATCAAATATCCGAAGCACGAAGTGTCGATCTGCTTGGTCGGCAAGTACGTTGGCTTGAAGGAATGCTACAAGAGTCTGACCGAAGCCCTCGTGCATGGGGGGATCGACCACGACACCCGCGTGCAAATTCGTTGGATTGAATCGGAAGAAATGAGCCGGTCGGGAGCCGAGCAATTATTGCGAGAGGCGGACGGTATTCTCATACCGGGCGGGTTTGGCGTGCGCGGGATCGAGGGCAAGATCGAAACCACTCGATTCGCGCGAGAACGAGGTATTCCCTTTTTGGGGCTGTGTCTGGGTATGCAGTGCGCGGTCATCGAATTGGCGCGGCACGTTGCGGGCCTGGACGGAGCCAATAGCGCGGAATTCAATCCGACGACTGCCCATCCAGTGATTCATTTGATGGCCGATCAGGCCGATGTCGAAAACAAGGGTGGGACCATGCGGTTGGGATCGTATCCCTGCAAAATCCAGGATGGTACGCTGGCCCATAAGGCCTATGGCGTGCACGAAGTCCATGAGCGGCACAGGCACCGGTACGAATTCAATAACGAGTACAGGGAGATCCTGCGCAAACACGGGCTGGTGCTGAGCGGTGTTTCGCCCGATGATCGATTGGTCGAGATCGTGGAATTGCCGAGCCATCCCTGGTTTTTGGCGACGCAATTTCATCCGGAATATATGTCACGGCCGCATCATCCACATCCGTTGTTCAGCGCATTCGTGGCCGCAGCGCTCCGGCGCAAGTGTGGCCGATAG
- the kdsB gene encoding 3-deoxy-manno-octulosonate cytidylyltransferase, which produces MGKAAPRVTVVIPARYGSSRFPGKPLAVLLDKPMIQHVYERAQQARLVDRVIVATDDERIMHTVEAFGGDVVMTGTTLRTGTDRVADVARRVDGECFLNLQGDEIVLSSDLLTDLIAPFLSSGCAMGTLKRALTEEDDLHNPGVVKVATDVQGDALYFSRSPIPFVRDRVTTEMLTPGLHFIHLGLYAYTRDTLAQLASLRTGRLEDAEKLEQLRALEHGIRIRVWETVHGSLRVDAPEDLAHAAEVLRGQHAGTA; this is translated from the coding sequence ATGGGTAAGGCCGCGCCACGGGTCACCGTGGTCATCCCCGCGCGGTATGGGTCGTCCCGTTTTCCGGGAAAGCCGTTGGCCGTGCTCCTGGACAAGCCGATGATCCAGCACGTCTACGAGCGGGCTCAGCAGGCTCGATTGGTCGATCGTGTCATCGTGGCGACCGACGATGAGCGGATCATGCACACCGTGGAGGCGTTTGGCGGCGACGTCGTGATGACGGGGACGACCTTGCGCACGGGGACCGACCGTGTCGCCGACGTCGCTCGCCGTGTGGATGGCGAGTGTTTCCTGAATTTGCAGGGCGACGAAATCGTCTTGTCGTCCGACTTGTTAACGGATCTGATCGCACCGTTTCTGTCCAGCGGATGCGCCATGGGGACGCTCAAACGCGCGCTCACCGAAGAGGATGACCTCCACAACCCTGGCGTGGTGAAAGTCGCCACCGATGTGCAGGGTGACGCCTTGTATTTTTCGCGGTCCCCGATCCCTTTCGTGCGCGATCGCGTGACAACCGAGATGCTGACGCCGGGGCTCCACTTCATTCACCTCGGCCTCTACGCTTATACGCGGGATACGCTCGCGCAGCTGGCATCCTTGCGGACGGGACGTCTGGAGGACGCGGAGAAACTCGAGCAGCTTCGCGCCCTGGAGCACGGGATTCGCATTCGGGTGTGGGAAACGGTCCACGGCTCGCTTCGAGTGGACGCTCCGGAGGATCTCGCCCACGCGGCGGAAGTCTTGCGGGGACAGCACGCCGGGACGGCCTGA
- the rfaE gene encoding RfaE bifunctional protein, domain I → MKKTGPRGRESASPRSEEQDLQHRAGLLRQHVDRFPQASVLVVGDLILDHYVWGRVTRISPEAPVPVVHVTSEEFKLGGAANVFNNIHALGGQADICGIVGADESGRRLLQELGLRRKGRGGVIIDPDRPTTKKSRVLAHHQQVVRFDVERRHELKPVLQRRIVRYVESRLREISCLVVSDYAKGVVTTTLMAELTRLAGQRGIPILVDPKVEHFSYYKGVTLVTPNHLEATQAAGIHGDDNQAIFEAGTMIRQRLGCHAVLVTRGEKGMSLFEGDGVQWHVPTRARQVYDVTGAGDTVVGTMALSLATGTDLRDAALLANQAAGIVVGLVGTATVTRKQLSDSLLHG, encoded by the coding sequence ATGAAAAAAACGGGCCCGCGCGGTCGGGAGTCGGCATCGCCGCGTTCAGAAGAACAGGATCTGCAACACCGAGCCGGGCTGTTGCGGCAACATGTCGACCGGTTTCCTCAGGCGTCCGTGCTGGTCGTGGGAGACCTGATCCTGGATCATTACGTCTGGGGACGCGTGACACGGATTTCTCCTGAGGCGCCCGTGCCGGTGGTGCACGTCACGTCCGAGGAATTCAAGCTCGGTGGCGCGGCCAACGTGTTCAACAACATTCATGCTCTGGGGGGGCAGGCCGACATTTGCGGGATCGTCGGAGCGGACGAGAGCGGGCGTCGCCTGCTGCAAGAGCTGGGATTACGAAGAAAGGGCCGGGGTGGCGTGATCATTGACCCGGACCGGCCGACCACCAAGAAGTCGCGAGTGCTGGCGCACCATCAGCAGGTGGTCCGATTCGACGTCGAACGGCGGCATGAACTCAAGCCTGTCCTGCAGCGTCGGATCGTGCGGTACGTCGAATCTCGACTGCGTGAGATTTCCTGCCTTGTCGTCTCCGATTACGCCAAGGGCGTCGTGACGACCACCCTCATGGCCGAGCTGACTCGGCTGGCCGGTCAGCGCGGAATCCCCATCCTGGTGGATCCGAAGGTCGAGCATTTCAGCTACTACAAGGGTGTCACACTGGTGACACCGAACCATCTCGAGGCCACCCAAGCGGCCGGCATTCATGGTGACGACAACCAAGCCATTTTCGAGGCGGGGACCATGATCCGGCAGCGACTTGGCTGTCACGCCGTGCTCGTCACCCGCGGGGAGAAAGGCATGAGCCTGTTCGAGGGGGATGGGGTGCAATGGCACGTTCCCACGCGGGCGCGACAGGTATATGATGTGACCGGCGCGGGGGATACCGTGGTCGGCACGATGGCCCTATCGCTCGCCACAGGAACTGATTTGCGGGATGCCGCCTTACTTGCGAATCAGGCCGCAGGTATCGTCGTGGGATTGGTTGGAACAGCCACAGTGACGCGCAAGCAACTCAGCGACTCCTTACTCCATGGGTAA
- the lepB gene encoding signal peptidase I — MDGKHSTGSESGSSDLESGASSPVGEAAVGVSSPESGAVTRKSIVREYAEAIVVAMVLAFAIRVFVVQAFKIPSGSMIPTLLIGDHILVSKLAYGLQWPTDCKLQVALPPVSCYSSTFMLAFSKPERGDVIVFRYPEDEEKDFIKRIVGTPGDSIEVRGKTVYVNGKPFDDHEFTQRVDPGVIDGHISPRDNFGPVTVPDDSYFVMGDNRDQSLDSRFWGFVRGDKIRGKAFRIYWSWSGQGNWSEWVRWDRLGKAIR, encoded by the coding sequence ATGGACGGGAAACATTCGACTGGCAGTGAGTCTGGATCCTCCGATCTGGAGAGTGGAGCCTCTTCGCCCGTCGGAGAGGCGGCGGTCGGGGTCTCCTCGCCCGAGTCGGGCGCCGTCACCCGCAAGTCGATCGTTCGAGAATATGCGGAAGCCATCGTGGTCGCGATGGTGCTCGCCTTTGCCATCCGCGTCTTCGTCGTCCAGGCGTTCAAAATTCCGTCCGGGTCGATGATTCCCACGCTGCTGATCGGGGATCACATTCTCGTGAGCAAACTTGCCTATGGATTGCAGTGGCCGACCGACTGCAAGCTGCAGGTTGCCCTGCCGCCTGTGTCGTGTTACTCGAGCACGTTCATGCTGGCCTTCAGCAAGCCGGAGCGGGGCGACGTGATCGTCTTTCGGTACCCAGAAGACGAAGAGAAGGATTTCATCAAGCGGATCGTCGGAACACCGGGAGATTCGATCGAAGTGCGGGGAAAGACCGTCTACGTGAACGGCAAGCCGTTCGACGATCACGAATTCACACAGCGGGTCGATCCCGGCGTGATCGACGGACACATCAGCCCGCGGGACAACTTCGGTCCCGTCACGGTCCCCGATGATTCGTACTTCGTCATGGGTGACAACCGCGATCAAAGTTTGGACAGCCGGTTTTGGGGGTTTGTGCGTGGGGACAAGATTCGGGGGAAGGCCTTCCGCATTTATTGGTCGTGGAGCGGGCAAGGCAACTGGAGTGAGTGGGTGCGATGGGATCGGTTGGGAAAGGCGATTCGATGA
- the lepA gene encoding elongation factor 4, with the protein MQSFIRNFSIIAHIDHGKSTLADRILELTGAITSRESRDQILDAMDLERERGITIKAHAVALKYQAKDGQTYALHIIDTPGHVDFTYEVSRSLAACEGALLLVDASQGVEAQTIANANLAMANHLTIVPVINKVDLPSADVDGTKHQIEDVLTLDAEDALLISAKTGLGVQDVLDAVITRIPPPSGDPDKPLKALVFDSWFDNYQGVVVLVRVIDGSIKPGAKVCTMSNQHSFEVLDVGKFTPKREKMAVLQAGEVGYVATGVRAVGDTKIGDTLTDVANPTGTPFPGYKDVKPLVFCGLYPTDTSKFEDLREALKKLQLNDSSFVFEPETSLALGFGFRCGFLGLLHMEIVQERLEREYQLSLITTAPTVVYRVMTTKGDVLEIDNPAKLPPPSSIEGWEEPIIQATIITPERYVGGLLQLCQDRRGIQKDLHYLDPTRVMVSYEIPLNEVILDFYDRLKSKTQGYASLDYEFIGYREADLVKLDMLLNGEVVDALSFITHKDRAQSRGRQLAERLKQAIPKQMFEIAVQAAVGSKIIARETIGAMKKNVTAKCYGGDISRKRKLWEKQKEGKKRMKQVGRVEVPQEAFLALLKVQDEQ; encoded by the coding sequence GTGCAAAGTTTCATCCGAAATTTCTCCATTATCGCCCACATCGATCACGGTAAATCGACGCTAGCCGATCGAATCCTGGAACTGACCGGCGCGATCACCTCCCGAGAGTCCCGCGACCAGATTCTGGACGCCATGGATCTCGAACGGGAGCGCGGGATTACCATTAAAGCGCACGCCGTGGCCTTGAAATATCAGGCCAAGGATGGGCAGACGTACGCCTTGCACATTATCGATACGCCGGGTCACGTCGATTTCACGTATGAAGTTTCGCGCAGCCTGGCGGCCTGCGAAGGCGCGCTGCTGCTCGTGGACGCCAGCCAGGGGGTCGAGGCGCAAACGATTGCAAACGCCAATCTCGCGATGGCGAATCATCTGACCATCGTTCCCGTCATCAATAAAGTCGATCTTCCCAGCGCGGACGTGGACGGAACCAAACATCAGATCGAAGATGTGCTGACCCTCGATGCCGAGGACGCCCTTCTCATCAGTGCCAAGACGGGCTTAGGTGTGCAGGACGTGCTGGATGCGGTCATCACGCGGATCCCACCACCTTCCGGCGATCCGGACAAGCCGTTGAAAGCCCTGGTATTCGACTCCTGGTTCGACAACTACCAAGGCGTCGTGGTGCTGGTCCGGGTGATCGATGGTTCGATCAAGCCCGGTGCGAAGGTCTGCACGATGTCCAACCAGCACAGTTTCGAAGTGCTCGATGTCGGCAAGTTCACACCGAAGCGCGAGAAAATGGCTGTCCTGCAAGCCGGTGAAGTGGGGTACGTTGCCACGGGGGTGCGGGCAGTCGGGGATACCAAGATCGGGGATACCCTGACCGACGTGGCGAATCCGACCGGCACGCCGTTCCCAGGGTATAAGGACGTCAAGCCGCTGGTCTTTTGCGGCCTCTATCCCACCGATACCTCCAAATTCGAGGACTTGCGCGAGGCCTTGAAGAAACTGCAATTGAACGATTCGTCATTCGTCTTCGAGCCCGAGACCTCTCTGGCCCTGGGGTTTGGGTTTCGCTGCGGATTTCTCGGCCTGTTACACATGGAGATCGTCCAAGAGCGGTTGGAGCGCGAGTACCAGCTGTCGCTGATCACGACAGCGCCCACCGTGGTGTATCGCGTCATGACCACGAAGGGCGACGTGCTGGAGATCGACAATCCGGCGAAGCTGCCGCCGCCCTCCTCCATCGAAGGCTGGGAAGAACCGATTATTCAAGCCACGATCATCACGCCGGAGCGATACGTTGGTGGCTTACTCCAACTCTGTCAGGATCGTAGGGGAATCCAGAAGGACCTGCATTACCTTGACCCCACGCGCGTGATGGTGAGTTACGAGATTCCGCTGAACGAAGTCATTCTGGATTTCTATGATCGCCTCAAATCCAAGACGCAGGGTTATGCGTCCCTGGACTACGAGTTCATCGGTTATCGCGAAGCCGATTTGGTGAAGTTGGACATGTTGCTCAATGGCGAAGTGGTGGACGCGCTCTCGTTCATTACGCATAAGGATCGCGCGCAGTCGCGCGGGCGACAACTGGCGGAGCGGCTCAAACAGGCCATTCCGAAACAAATGTTCGAGATTGCTGTCCAGGCCGCCGTCGGCAGCAAGATTATCGCGCGGGAGACGATCGGGGCGATGAAGAAGAACGTCACCGCCAAGTGCTATGGCGGCGATATCTCGCGCAAACGCAAATTGTGGGAGAAGCAGAAAGAGGGGAAAAAGCGCATGAAGCAGGTCGGCCGCGTCGAGGTGCCCCAAGAAGCATTTTTGGCATTGCTGAAGGTGCAAGACGAACAGTGA
- the bioA gene encoding adenosylmethionine-8-amino-7-oxononanoate aminotransferase, producing MRTPPLILDRAQGSYVYDITGRRYLDGVASIWVNVHGHRHPDLDRALIRQLRKAAHTTLLGAANPPSIQLARALVRVAPKGLTRVFYSDDGSTAVEVALKMALQYWQQRRPSSGSKRVFVRFTQAYHGDTAGAMSIGGINLFHDRFRGLRVPTLAVESPYCYRCPIQRTYPDCGIACLDPLEALLQERHREIAAVVVEPGMQAAAGMIAEPPGHLSRVRALCTRYNVLMIADEVATGFGRTGRMFACGHEGVTPDLMAVSKGLTGGYLPLGATLATEQIFAAFLGRYDQFKTFFHGHSYTGNPLGCAVALSNLTVFRKEHTLARVRRRAGQLTRLLRPLNRLAHVGEVRQHGLMVGIELVKRRDTKTPYPLTEQIGNRIAAVARRRGLLLRPLGAVIVLLPPLAVSERELARMVAIIRLSIRQVTESVPRRRKPAP from the coding sequence ATGCGTACCCCCCCGTTGATCCTTGACCGTGCGCAAGGCTCCTACGTGTACGACATCACGGGCCGGCGATACTTGGACGGCGTTGCCTCTATCTGGGTCAACGTGCATGGACATCGCCATCCGGACTTGGACCGAGCGTTGATCCGCCAACTCAGGAAGGCCGCGCATACCACGTTGCTTGGGGCGGCAAATCCCCCATCGATCCAACTGGCACGCGCGTTGGTTCGAGTCGCCCCAAAGGGACTCACACGCGTGTTCTACTCCGACGATGGCTCCACAGCGGTCGAGGTGGCCTTAAAGATGGCCCTCCAGTACTGGCAGCAGCGTCGGCCTTCGTCCGGTTCCAAGCGCGTGTTCGTGAGATTCACCCAGGCCTATCATGGAGACACCGCGGGCGCCATGAGCATCGGAGGGATCAACCTCTTTCACGACCGGTTCCGTGGACTTCGTGTTCCTACCCTCGCGGTCGAGTCGCCCTACTGCTACCGGTGTCCTATCCAGCGCACGTACCCAGACTGCGGAATCGCCTGCCTCGATCCACTCGAAGCGCTCCTCCAAGAGCGGCATCGCGAGATTGCCGCCGTCGTCGTGGAACCGGGAATGCAGGCCGCAGCCGGAATGATCGCCGAACCGCCCGGGCATCTCTCGCGCGTGCGAGCACTGTGCACTCGGTACAACGTGCTCATGATCGCGGATGAGGTCGCAACCGGCTTCGGACGGACCGGACGCATGTTCGCGTGTGGGCACGAAGGCGTGACGCCGGACCTGATGGCCGTCAGCAAAGGCCTGACCGGGGGATATCTCCCCCTAGGAGCCACCCTGGCGACGGAGCAGATCTTCGCCGCCTTTCTGGGGCGATACGACCAATTTAAAACATTTTTCCACGGCCACAGCTATACCGGCAATCCTCTCGGCTGCGCCGTCGCATTGTCGAATTTGACTGTCTTCCGAAAGGAACACACGCTGGCTCGCGTGCGCCGGCGCGCCGGGCAACTCACCCGATTGCTTCGCCCCCTCAACCGGCTGGCTCACGTGGGCGAGGTGCGCCAGCATGGACTGATGGTCGGTATCGAGTTAGTAAAACGCCGAGATACAAAAACTCCCTATCCGCTTACCGAACAAATCGGCAACCGCATCGCGGCGGTCGCACGCCGTCGGGGCCTGTTACTCCGTCCTTTGGGCGCCGTGATTGTGTTGCTGCCTCCACTCGCCGTAAGCGAACGGGAGCTCGCACGCATGGTTGCGATCATACGTTTGTCCATTCGTCAAGTGACAGAATCCGTCCCTAGGCGCCGCAAACCGGCACCCTGA
- the greA gene encoding transcription elongation factor GreA, with translation MPTPITKKGYESLKTELDRLRKVERPRVIEAIAEARAHGDLSENAEYDAAKERQGFIESRIAEIEGKLADARIIEIAGRTSETIVFGATVLLIEQESQQQKQYMLVGQDEADLKDGKISVQSPVGRALIGKRVGEFVEVKTPARLVEYEVLEIRFEES, from the coding sequence ATGCCAACACCGATCACGAAGAAAGGTTACGAATCGCTCAAAACAGAATTGGATCGATTGCGGAAGGTGGAGCGGCCGCGCGTGATCGAAGCGATCGCAGAGGCTCGCGCGCACGGAGATCTGAGTGAAAATGCGGAATATGATGCTGCGAAGGAACGCCAGGGTTTCATCGAATCGCGGATCGCCGAGATCGAGGGAAAGCTGGCAGATGCACGTATCATTGAGATTGCCGGACGCACGAGCGAAACGATCGTGTTCGGGGCCACCGTGTTGCTCATCGAACAGGAGAGTCAACAGCAGAAACAGTACATGCTCGTCGGGCAAGACGAAGCCGACCTCAAGGACGGGAAGATCTCCGTGCAGTCGCCCGTTGGCCGGGCCTTGATCGGTAAGCGGGTTGGAGAGTTCGTGGAAGTCAAGACGCCGGCGCGACTCGTGGAATATGAGGTCTTGGAGATCCGATTCGAGGAATCGTGA